CACGCTGGCGCTGGTCCTGGCCGGGATCACTGATCCCAGCTGGAAAATCGCCCTCGCGGCGGCTTTGGTGACAGGCGGCGCGGCCATCGCCGCACGCGCCAGTTTTCGCAAGTCAGATCGCCCGAACAGCTAAGACTGCTGGCTGCGCGGTCGCCCTTTACCGGTGGGTGCAGGCCGGCCTACATCGACCGACATTCCTTGAATGTCAGAGGCTTGCGGTGGTTCTGGACGGGACGTCGCAGGTTGACTGTCCTGTGCTCTTTCACGGGGGTCTGCGGAATCAGGGTGCGAATTCTCCGCCCCTCATCCCGGTGTTATGCGGTGGGTATCAGTTGACTTCGGCCAGTCGGGAAATTTCTTCCTTCAGGCGCAGCTTCTGTTTCTTCATCGCAGTAATTTCCAGGTCGGACATGCCGGGCGATCGCTGTGCTCTGTCTACAGCGACCGAGAGAGATTCGTGTTTCTTCTTCAGTTCAGCAACATGGGAACTCAAGCTCATGATCGTCTCCTCTCTGGGGTTAGAGTAGCTTCAGTGCAGCACATTTTTACATTCCTGTCACCGTGCTGATACAAGGCTCTCGCTAAGACGTTACCGAAACGTAAAAATTTGGCCGTCAGAGGCCCCCGGCGCGGCCCATCACGCGGAAACCCGCCGCCTCACCCCGTGAAAATGAGCGATTCTCCGTCACGTAGAATGCGACTCGCTTCCCGCGTGTAGTCGCTGTGGTCGCTGGTATGGCTGGCATTCTCATGCAGCAGCAGGCCCGCATGCAGGCGAAAGGCCCCGCGACCCTCCTTGCGGCCCCGTAACAGAAT
The Pseudooceanicola algae genome window above contains:
- a CDS encoding YdcH family protein, with protein sequence MSLSSHVAELKKKHESLSVAVDRAQRSPGMSDLEITAMKKQKLRLKEEISRLAEVN